The genome window AAAGATCAAAAGCTGAGATTATTGGTCGCGGCCCAATTAGGAAAACCGCGATTGATCGATAACATCGCGGTCAATTACTAAAGCCTTTTAGATCAAACCAAGCTCAGCAAGCTCTTTGCGCATTTCAGCAGGAAGCTCGCCCTCGCCATCCGAAAGTTCGCGCTGATCAGCTGGTGCTTCATTGGCTTTGAGATAGCGCCACCCCTGAAACGGGCGTTTTGGGCGCATTTCTGTCAGGATGATGCGCGGCTCTAGCACAATATCGCACCGTGAAATACCATCATCCCCAACAACGGCCCGCAAATCGACAATATGTTGCCGCGCTTGCATGACACCTTTAATCACCCAATAAAGCGAACCGCCCTGCAAAATAGCATCACGCTGCTTGGGCATCGCCCGTGTGGTGTGAAATTGCTCGAAATCCCAGCCTTGAATTTTGGCTTGATCACGGCGGAAATCAATCCACGCTTGAAGGTCTTCAACATTTTGAACACCGACACATAATTTTTGGAGATGCATGGTCATATCTGGAAACTACGGCGCTAAAGCCTATATGCCAAATGACAATCAGTCTTTTTCCACAGTCGGCTTACCGGATTTCTTCCAGCCCATATAGCCACCCTCAAGATGACCGCACTGTGTAAGGCCAACGTCCTGCGCCGCCTTGGTTGCAAGCGCAGAGCGCCAAGCGCTAGCGCAATAAAACACAAAGGTCTTATCTTCTTGAAAAATTTCTTTGTGATACGGGCTATCTGGATCAACCCAGAATTCCACCATGCCACGCGGCGTGTGCATTGCACCCTCGAGCATTCCATCGCGCTTTAGTTCGCGAATATCACGGATATCGACAAACACAACATCATCCTGGTCCAACATGGCCAAGGCTTCATCTTGCGAATATGTCTTAATTTCTTCGTTAGCGGCTGCAACTAATTCTTTGACAGAACTGCGGCTCTCACTAATCATTACTCAGCCTGCTCTTGGCCAACAGATGCAACGGTGTCACCGTCTGTTTTATGGTCTACAAATAAAGAGAACACGGCAAAAACACCGACAAATACCAGCACGCCCCAAACAGCAACGCCCCAGCATGATTTTTGAACTTCTTGTTCGTCCATTATTTTAATCTGCCATTATTCGAGGCGTCAGAGCGCCTCTGCCCATTTAATCAGAGGCCCGAAGTAACTCTTTAGTAATAATTGTGCAAGTGCTAACATCACTTTTTCACCACAATTAAATCTTGTTTTCGTCAAATCTACTAAACGGCGTAAACTTTTCACTCATCAAAGTGCAAAAACATGCCCATTCCTGTAAAGCTCTGATTCATGACATTTACAAACCCATTCAGCTTGTTCCTAACCCCCCTCGATCAAATAGCCATCGTTTGGTTTTTGCTGCTTTCCATCTTCTATTCTTGGTGGCTAGAGCACGGACCACTGCGAAAACAGTCTTTGTCGGCCTATATGAATGTCCAAAGGGAGAACTGGTTACGAGAAGCGCTGAGGCGGGATATCCGGATTGTCGATGCGACTATTGTGACAGGTCTTCAACACGGCACTGCGTTCTTCGCATCTGCATCGCTGCTTGCCATTGGCGGCTGCCTTGGTCTATTGCGCGCATCAAATGAGATTTTTGCAGCCTTAAAAGACCTTCCAATAGGGATATCGGGCGATTTGCACCAATTGGAAATGAAACTCTTCGGCCTCGCACTCATTTTCGCCTATGCCTTTTTTAAGTTCGGCTGGTCTTTCAGGTTGTTAAATTACAATGCCATTCTCGTGGGGGCGATCCCGCCATCCGACGAAGCAGATACTGAAGAGGCTGAAAAAGCCGTCAAAAGAGCCCTTGCAATGAGTAAAAACGCAGGTACACACTTCAACCGAGGCCTTCGCACTTTCTTCTTTGCCCTCGGCTTTATTGGCTGGTTCATTGGCCCGCTCTATTTCATGGCGGCAACGACATGGATCACGCTTGTGCTGTACCGCAGGCAATTTTATTCATCCTCATTGCGTGGAATCGAAACATGACCGACCAACAGCCTCAAGAAGTCGACAGCCTAGCTGAAGACGTTACCCCTGCCCCTGAAAAACCCATCGTCAAATTACCTTATGAAGATGAGATAAAGACAAGCATTTTTCGCCTGCTTGCAGAACGGGGCGCGGGCAAAACGATTTGTCCGTCTGAGGCAGCTCGCGATATTGCTGGTAAAGATGAGAAAAAATGGCGCCTTCTCATGAAACCAATCAAGCAAGTAGCTGTGGCTCTTGCCTTAGAGAATGAAATTCAAATTACGCGCAAAAGAAAACCGGTAGACCCACTTGCATTCAAGGGTATCTACCGGCTCTCATTACCTTAATAAGGCATGTGGCTTTTAGCCTACGTCTTTTACTGACTTAACAACTTTGCCAGCAAGACCGTATTTGATCGCTTCATCTGGAGACATCCAGTAATCGCGATCTGTATCTTCTTCAATTTTGCTTTTTTTCTGGCCTGTAGCGTCAGCGAAAATCTGGTTCAAGCGATCACGCATTTTGATGATTTCGCTTGCCTGAATTTCGATGTCAGACGCTGTACCACCTGCACCACCGCTTGGTTGATGAAGCAAGAAGCGTGTGTTTGGTGTGCAAAAACGTTGTTTCACTGGCACAGAAGCATAAATCAATGCGCCCGCGCTTGCGACCCAACCAGTACCAACAATGTTGACGGTCGGTTCGATGAAATTGATCATGTCGTGGATCATATCGCCTGATTCCACATGGCCACCTGGTGAAGAAACAATCACGGTGATTGGTTCATCAGATGCCTGCGATAACGCGAGCAATCTGGCAGATGTGTCACGAGCAAGATCTTGCGTAATCTGGCCGGTAATCAAAACGGTACGGCTATCAAAAAGATGTTTTTCAACGCTTGGCGCGCTGTCTTTTTTCTCGTCATCTTTTTCTTTGTCATCATCAAGATGGCTAGGTTTTGGATTGTAAGTCGCAAACTGCGTCATAAAGATCTCTCTACTTGCTCAGAATCGTTTCCAATAGTCTTCGTCTTAGATAGCGCTCCCACCCTAGAATTACCAGCATTCGAGAGCACGTCCATCGACTTCAGACCGACTTTCTAACCAGATTGTATGAATATCTTCCAAATATTGCGGTAAAATTATTCGTAGTTGGCAAAAAATCTAACGACTAAAATAAGCCAAACCACCATGCGGCCAAACCTAGGAAGGCAAAGAAGCCAACAATGTCTGTCACCGTTGTCACAAAAGCGGTGGAAGCAATGGCCGGATCAATATTGAGTTTATCAAGCCCAATCGGGATCAAAATGCCCGCCAGCGCTGCCGAAATCATGTTCACAACCATTGCAGCAGCGATCACCAAAGCCAAAGGCAAATTACCGAACCAAACCACGGTGACAATCGCGATCAAAACCGCAAAGACAACACCATTGATAACCCCAACCATAAGCTCACGCATAATAATGCGCCGTGCGTTGAAGTTATCAATCTCGTGCGTCGCAATCGCCCGCACAGCAACTGTCATGGTTTGCGTGCCCGCATTGCCGCCCATAGACGCAACAATCGGCATCAAAATCGCCAGCGCCACCATTTGCTCAATGGTTGCATCAAACAAGCCAATAACAAATGACGCTAAGATGGCCGTCACCAAATTGACCGCCAGCCATGTGAACCTACTTTTGACGGCGCGTATCACGCGGTCAGACAGTTCCTCATCACCAACACCGGCAAGACGTTTAATATCTTCGTCCGCCTCTTCATGGATCACATCAACAATGTCATCAATGGTCAACACACCAACAAGGCGTTGGCTTTCATCAACAACAGGGGCAGACAAAAGGTCATAACGCTCAAACAAGCGCGATGCTTCTTCTTGGTCTTCCGTTGCAGGAACAGTCACGCCATTACTCTGCATGACTTCTTCCATCGTTACATCCCGCTTGGTTCGCAAGAACTTGTCGAGGGCTGCGGTGCCGACCAATCTGAAGCTTGGGTCAATGACGAAGATCTCATAAAACTCATCCGGCAGATCGTCTGCTTCGCGCATATAATCGATGGTTTGACCAACCGACCAAAATGGCGGCACAGCGATAAAATCTGTTTGCATGCGCCGACCAGCGGAATCGTCAGGGTAATCCAACGCCTTGGCGAGCTTTTCCCTCTCAATTTGCGACATCTGCGCCAAGATTTCTTGTCGCTCGGGCGCGTCCAAATCTTCGAGAATATAAACCGCATCATCATTATCGAGTTCTTGAACGCCGACGGCCACCTGCTCAGGGCTCATCTCGTTCAAAATCGCAAGACGGTCGACTTCATCAAGCTCCGTCAAGGTGCCGAAATCGAAATCAGAACCTAGCTCCTGAATAAGCTGCACACGTCGCGCTTGCGGCAGCGCTTCAAGGAGGTCAGCCAAATCGGCTTCATGCAAAGAACGCGTTTCTAATAAGGTGGAATTGATATCCCCCTCTTCCAACGCCTGCTCAATACGTTGCACATAGGCGGTCGAAAGCGAGTCATCCTCATCCCTTGGGGAGTAGATAATAGGCTTTGATATTTCCGCTATATTTTCCTGATTTTTAGTCACGAGAAAGAACCGACATATAAGAGGATTGGGAGTGCGAAGCTATTAAAGGCTTGAATTACAGCCTTTATCAACCGAATCCAACCACTTTAAGAGCAGAAACATTGACTTATTGTCAAACATCCATATGGTCCCGCTCAACCTTAAAACTAATAGATTTTGGATAAGACTCTGACTGAAAACACGGACGTTACCTTCGCAGAATTGGGCTTGAGCAAAAAAGTGCTCGCTGCTGTTGAAGAAGCAGGTTACACCCATCCGACACCTATTCAAGCTGGTTCTATACCGCCAGCTCTTGAACGTCGCGATATTTTGGGCATCGCACAAACGGGTACAGGCAAAACTGCCTCCTTTACGCTTCCGATGTTGACGCTGCTAGAAAAGGGCCGTGCACGGGCACGTATGCCCCGCACGTTGATCCTCACACCAACACGCGAACTTGCTGCACAGATTGA of Hyphomicrobiales bacterium contains these proteins:
- a CDS encoding DUF1489 domain-containing protein, which codes for MTMHLQKLCVGVQNVEDLQAWIDFRRDQAKIQGWDFEQFHTTRAMPKQRDAILQGGSLYWVIKGVMQARQHIVDLRAVVGDDGISRCDIVLEPRIILTEMRPKRPFQGWRYLKANEAPADQRELSDGEGELPAEMRKELAELGLI
- a CDS encoding rhodanese-like domain-containing protein yields the protein MISESRSSVKELVAAANEEIKTYSQDEALAMLDQDDVVFVDIRDIRELKRDGMLEGAMHTPRGMVEFWVDPDSPYHKEIFQEDKTFVFYCASAWRSALATKAAQDVGLTQCGHLEGGYMGWKKSGKPTVEKD
- a CDS encoding DUF599 family protein, encoding MTFTNPFSLFLTPLDQIAIVWFLLLSIFYSWWLEHGPLRKQSLSAYMNVQRENWLREALRRDIRIVDATIVTGLQHGTAFFASASLLAIGGCLGLLRASNEIFAALKDLPIGISGDLHQLEMKLFGLALIFAYAFFKFGWSFRLLNYNAILVGAIPPSDEADTEEAEKAVKRALAMSKNAGTHFNRGLRTFFFALGFIGWFIGPLYFMAATTWITLVLYRRQFYSSSLRGIET
- a CDS encoding DUF3253 domain-containing protein codes for the protein MTDQQPQEVDSLAEDVTPAPEKPIVKLPYEDEIKTSIFRLLAERGAGKTICPSEAARDIAGKDEKKWRLLMKPIKQVAVALALENEIQITRKRKPVDPLAFKGIYRLSLP
- a CDS encoding ATP-dependent Clp protease proteolytic subunit; protein product: MTQFATYNPKPSHLDDDKEKDDEKKDSAPSVEKHLFDSRTVLITGQITQDLARDTSARLLALSQASDEPITVIVSSPGGHVESGDMIHDMINFIEPTVNIVGTGWVASAGALIYASVPVKQRFCTPNTRFLLHQPSGGAGGTASDIEIQASEIIKMRDRLNQIFADATGQKKSKIEEDTDRDYWMSPDEAIKYGLAGKVVKSVKDVG
- the mgtE gene encoding magnesium transporter; translation: MTKNQENIAEISKPIIYSPRDEDDSLSTAYVQRIEQALEEGDINSTLLETRSLHEADLADLLEALPQARRVQLIQELGSDFDFGTLTELDEVDRLAILNEMSPEQVAVGVQELDNDDAVYILEDLDAPERQEILAQMSQIEREKLAKALDYPDDSAGRRMQTDFIAVPPFWSVGQTIDYMREADDLPDEFYEIFVIDPSFRLVGTAALDKFLRTKRDVTMEEVMQSNGVTVPATEDQEEASRLFERYDLLSAPVVDESQRLVGVLTIDDIVDVIHEEADEDIKRLAGVGDEELSDRVIRAVKSRFTWLAVNLVTAILASFVIGLFDATIEQMVALAILMPIVASMGGNAGTQTMTVAVRAIATHEIDNFNARRIIMRELMVGVINGVVFAVLIAIVTVVWFGNLPLALVIAAAMVVNMISAALAGILIPIGLDKLNIDPAIASTAFVTTVTDIVGFFAFLGLAAWWFGLF